The DNA region CTAATTAATTTATAAAAATAAAAAACTGCAATCACTGCAGCTAGTGGGGTTATAAATCGCACTAAGGTTAGTCCAATAATTTTACCAATCAATCCCAAGATTATAACAAACCCTAAAAATGAAACTGGTACCACATCACCGGAGTTAGGTAAAACATTGGCACTTCTCGGATGAATTATAGAACTTAACTCCTGATTTAAAGATTCAACTTTTTTAAAATTACCATTATCAACAAAATGCTCAATAAAATAATTATTAGCCATAGCATCTGGCCAACTAAATATTAGCTGTCCAGTTGATTCTTGTCCCGGCAAAGTTGCCGTAACCAAAAACCAGGAATATACAACAAAAAAAACAATTGTTAGAACAATTATAATTGATTTATAACTTATATATTTCCGTATATTCATATATGAATCATCATAGCAAATTTGGCGAAAAAATCAAAAGCGACCATAAGATGATCGCTTGTAATTTCTATGAAAATTCTGGGGGTCCGTGACCAGCTCCACCGAACATGCTTTCTTCAGTTAGTATACTACCCATAGCAGGGCCAATTGGATGACCTTCCTTGTCAAGCATTTGAAAGCAACCCAAGCAAACCTCCTTATCAATTTCAGGTGCACCCACCTCTGCGTAAAATGTTGCTTCAAATCCACAACCTTTACATTTCACATTTTTGCCAGGCCCGAGATTTTCACCAAATAAGCCTTTTTTCATAATTTGCTCCTTGTGATTTACCTGCATTCAAAGCATAGCAAAATCACTTCAATTTGACAATAAAAAAACTCTGCCTTGATATTATCAAGAACAGAGTTGTAAATTCATATCACTAAACGCTAATCACAATTTTTCCAGCTGTGACTTGACCATTTACCCATCGGTTATCACTTTTGTCCCAGCGCAAATTGTGTCTACGGAAAAATCGTTCATTTACAGCCTTTTCAACTCGGCCAACAAGGAATGTTGGGACTCTGTTGATTCGGCCACAGACCACAATCAAGTCAGCATCCTCAGGAACGTCCTCAGCCGAGGAAAATCGTTTGATGATGTCAGGCCTGATTGTTAGTACCTTCTGACTTCGCGGAAAAGCATAAAATTCCAATCGATTCATTTGCGTCAAACCTCCTTTGTTGGTTATTAATAACGCGTTAATAGAGTAACAAACAAGCCTCAATTTGTCAAGAGTAAACAAAAAATACAGCTTAATTTGCCATATTTTTTGCTTACTTTGTTTCTTTGTGCGAAGTATGAATTTTACATTTCTTGCAATATTTCTTCAGTATCAATTTTTCCTTTATCTTTTTCTTATTGCGTCGTGAATGATAATTTATACTTCGACACTCTGAACATTGTAATTTGATCAGATTGTCTTGTGACATAGATTGTTAATTATTTTATTATGCTAAAAGTGTAGCTTAATTCAAAAAGATTGTCAACCTCTTATTAACTGGCTGCGCCATTCGATATGTCCGTTGGAGCTTTACGCGAAAACGGAAGCTCCGACTCATGGAGGAGCGAAGTTACAGTTTCCTATTTTTTAATAAAACGTTTATTTGTAAATGCAATACCCGATGCAGTTTTAAGATATGTTTCGAAGTTCAAAGCCATTATTTTATCATCAAATGCACAATAAAATTTCAATTTCCAAGGTTTGTATTTATTCGTATATTTACTTCTTCCATCATTATGGTGCTTCAGTCTATCAAAAACACTAATTTCTGTAAATCCCTTATATAAATATCCATGATTTATACTTTCAATCAAATAAACAAAATAGGGTTTTTGCATATAGATACGGCCCTTCTTCGCGTTAAGCTACGAAGGACATTCTTCGCTTTTTTTACGGCTGCGCCATTCGAAGCTCCGACTCATGGAGGAGCGAAGAATGGAGCCGACGGAGGGACTCGAACCCACGACCAATAGTTTACAAAACTACTGCTCTACCAACTGAGCTACGTCGGCCTGTTTTTTGTAAATTGCAACAATCTCACGACCAATAGTTTATCTACCTACGTTAAAACTCCGGCAGACAGGCAAAACTACTGCTCTACCAACTGCTGCGTCCTCCGAAGCTTTATGCGAAGGCGGAAACTACGTCGGCGAAACTGTATGACGATAATAACAAATCAACTGTAAATAGTCAAGTGTGAATAAACCCTTTGAGAAAAGAAAAGGCAAGGATCGATTTAATCCTTGCCTTTGGGTTTATTTCCAGAAACGAACAAACAACTGACATTGATCATTTTTCAATTCACATTTATCCCAACAGTCAGTTCGCATTTTCTCAGCCGAACAAATACAGGTAGCCCGGTGAATATTTTCCGGGAGATCCCAGAAGTCTGGATTAGAAATCCCTAATCCTTCGTTCATCTTCATAACAATAGGATTAGTCGTAGTTGATAGAACATTCAAGTGTTCACTCTTTTCTATTAACTTCCTTTTTATCAAGATTCCCACACCGTGTCTTCTGTAATCAGGATGAACCCACATTGAGCCAGATTCATACCAATTCCCTTCAAGTGGCCACAATGTGATATGACCAATTATTTTCCGTCCATCAAAGGCAAGTACGGAAAGTCCCTTTAAATATTGTCTCATCAATGACCAGGGACCGTTCCAGAGCAAATGCTTTTCGTGGTAAAAATAGTGAGACAGAATTATGAAGTTTAACATCAGTTCAACAAAGCCACACTTTTTCTCATGATTCACGTAACTGATTCTCATCTTACACCTCCAAGTAAACGCAAAAGTCGAGCAACGGCTCGACTTTTGCAATAAAAAGCTGAACCGTTATTCACGTCTTTTTACTTTTTAAAGTTGTACTAGTAATACTCATTGATTTTCTTTTATTAGTTTTTCATAACACTCCACCATTTTGTCCAACAAATTGATTTCACAATATTCATCGGCCATATGAGCCTGGCTTAGATTTCCTGGCCCCCAAATTAAACAATCTCCCCATTTCTTAAATAAGCCTGCCTGTGTCCATCCCGGCGTGACCTTCAGGTCATAACCGCCCAAAACTTCTTGTGAAATTTTTTGTGATTGATTAAACAAGGGGCTTTCCTTATTTAATAAATTTGGTTCACCAAAAAAACTTATTTCTACTTGAACTTGAGAATCCACTTTTGTCAAAAGACTTATAATATCTTGCACAACAGACTCAATGTCTTCACTTGGTAAAATACGTCTATTGATAACAAAATTACATTCATCGGGAATAACATTTGAAGCACTGCCACCCTGAATCATACATACTGCTTGAGTAGGAAAGCCAAATAATTCGTCCTCATTTTTTTCCAAATTCATTTCGTATTCTTCAAGCTTTTTAAATGCTTGAAAAGCTTTGTGAATAGCATTACTTTCTAAATTCTTTTTGTAACTTGTTCTACTAGAGTGAGAGGCTTGACCTGTGAATTTAACTTTAACCTCTATTACCCCCTTTTGGCCTATTTCCAAAGCACCACCAGTTGGCTCACAAATTACTATTTTTGCATCAGAAAAACTTAGTCTTTTCATGAACTCCTTTCCTCCTGCACAGCCGGCTTCTTCATCTGCATCAAACAAGAATACAATATCTTGTTTTGGTGTCTCCTTGATTGATTTGGCAGCTTGGATCATACAGGCCAATCCCGCTTTCATATCACTTGAGCCTAAGCCATAAACCTTGCCATCCTTCTCAATTGGATTAAACGGATCCATTGTCCATTTGTTTGAAACTGGCACAGTATCTGTATGTCCACTGAAAATTATTGGTTCGTTCGAACTCTGTCCGGCAATTTTAATTTCTAAATTATACAAATCTAAATCTCCTTTTTTTATCGGCGTTACTGTACACAACTTTTTTGGAAACAAAGATACAATAAAATCTACAATTTGTTTATTGCTTTTTATTCCCTGTGAATCAATACAGATTAATTTTTTCAATAATTGTAATGTTGTCATATTTAATATAATTATTTTTATTAGGGGCGGAGACAATGTTATTGTCTCCGCCTGTTTATTTTTCAAAGAAACTTTAGCCAAGCTACTTCGGCAACACGTAATAGAAGCAATGGCAATCTGGAAAATCACTCTCTTCCAAGCAATTCACACAAGATTCACGTAATTCCATTGGCATTGTCAGCTTGTTCGCACTTACAAAGCCATTCCGCTCGACGATATTCACAGAATACTCGTTGGGCAAAGAAACTACTGACTTGTCTGGAAACGTTTTTAAAGCTGACTGAAGCACAAAGAAACGTAGCTTCGTAGCCAAACCTTTTCCACGGAATTCATGCTTTACTACCAAGCTCATCATTTCAACGCAACTGTTCCACACTTTAAATGAACTATAGGCAACCAGTTCACTGTCAACAAACAATAATCCAGCTTGCGCATTGAGGAATTCTTTTAGTAATTCTTCCATACTTTTGTAAGCAACCAGACTGTTACGGTTCTCCGTGAATAGCAGTTCATAAACAGTTTTCAGGTGACAAAAATCTTCTTCGCCAGACATCTTCATTTTTACATTCATGTGTTCTCCTTTGAAATAATTAGCAATCCGATGGACTGCTTAATATTTTTAAAGAATATTCAAAACACAAAGCAAACCACCGAAATGTAAAGGGTGCGTCTGTATGAATGGAAATTTTTGAATAAATTCAACATATCAACAAAAAAACAGTCCTAATGGACTGTTCTATATTTTAAATTCTATTACTTATTAAAATAAATACAAACAGCCCGTAAGAATAAACTTACGATAATGATTTTTTCTCATTTTTTGGCTGTATGTGTTCATATTTTTACTTTTGCATATATTATGACGTCAATCAAACGACTTTGTTACATCCATTCAACCAAAAAGAAGCATCAATGATGCTTCTTGTGTTATGAACTAAAACTTTTCTTTAAGTAGCTCTATGCTACGCTTCAGTTCCACAACCACGCTACTGTCCGGTCTTTTACGGTAAAAGTATGGAGGTCGTTGCAGGTCCTTGATCCTGACTTGAACTGGCACTTTAGTAATGCGCTGAGTTTCTGCCTCTATAGCTTTGTAAAGAACAATTGTCTGCTCTAAACAAAATAATGAGAAATCTTTTGCTGCCTCTGGTGGAATATTTGCCCATGAAATTGGATCACCCAATGGTAAAACATATGGAGCGCCGTAGTTACCTTGCATCGGAATTGAGTAATAGTATTCCCTCATTACCTCAGAGGAAAATCTATTATCAAGCGACTCACCCACTGTTCTTCCCGAGCAACCAATTCCTGGATAAAAGTCTCTTTCACTGACCCAGTCAATTACATCTTCCTTGACAAATTTCTCTGCCCAGAAATACGGACGGTCCAGTGTAACACACTCAGACTCATCTGCTGGCCGGATCTCAATACCTACAATAAACATTTCAACTTGGATACCGATACTACTTAAGAGTTTTTGTGCGGCTATCAAAGACTGCCGGGTCCATGTACCGTCATCAACAAGAACTACTCTTTTGTTGATCATCCTTTTAATGCGACCCTGATTAGCAATACGATCTAACTGAGAAGCAATTGTCAGGTTGGAATTTCGAGGGCCATGACCTAAATCTGTCCAACCTGCAGTCCAATTATCTTCTGCTTGATGTTTTGACCACTTTACTACACGATTGACATCAAAATGAATATCTGCAATTCCTTGCTCTACATAAACCTGGTCCAACGAAATAACCGGAATATCTTTTGAATTTTCACTAATCAACATCATTATTCCAGTTTTGACATACTCATAGCGAGAAAGATGTACTCTCTGCTCTGGCTCTGGAAAAATCTCTTTCAATTTACTCAACAACCGAGCTTGATGCTTTTGAAAGAACTGTCGCTCTGGCACGTAAAAAGGCCCAGCTTCACCAAGCCATCGACTTACAATTACTCGCAAATCTCCTGAAACAATGTAAGTCCTACCTCCTGGTTGCTTACTGACCGCACCTTGTTTCATGGCACCTCCACCTTGTTTTTGGTTAAAGAACTATTCAACTTCCCTTATTATATAAAAAATATACTTACTGTTTTTATTACTTTACTAATCCATCAATTTTTAATAATATTTCCTCTACACCTTTTGTAATTTCCTCACGAGCAATAAAATCAGCTACTTCTTTGGCTTCTATGCTGGCATTGCCAACCACAAAGAGATAATCGATTTCACTTCTCATTGGATTATCCATCGCATCATCCGTAATTACAACTTTAATGTGCTTTGGATACTGTCTTGCTAGCTCACGAAATGCTGCTACCTTGTTATATTCAGTTGGACAAACAAGCAAATTCGCAAACGGCTTTGTATATTCAGACTTAAATTTTAAATTGTTTTCAAAGATTTCTTTCTTAACATGTTCATGAAATTCTTTAGCCTTATCTAGGTCCGCCACAAACTTATTGTCTTCAATTCTTTTTACATGAATACTGATCGTAAAACGCCTAAACTCATTCATAATAAAGACATACTTTTTATCTTGTGGAATCTCCTGAACGTCAATATGTTTGTTAATATCCGTTGTATCTCCTTCGAAAAATAATGCGTCTGGATAATGTTTTTCAATTATGCAGTGTATCAAGTGTTGGACTTTTTGCAATTGCTCTTTTGTTTCCAAGCTAACCAAATCGTTAACAGCGCCTGTTTCTTGATTATAAATAAAACAACCATTTTCAGCTATCATCGGACCACGCAAACTAAATATTTTTGCAACATGCATTAAATCTTCTTGCGACCGATTTGAATTCAACAAAAAAGTATGACCCTCATCTTCAAGTTGGTCGATTACAGAATTGATAGTTGGGGAAGTTGATCTATACTTTGTATCTAGCAACGTCCCATTTACATCTAAAGTTATTAAATATTTACGCATATGTTTGTATTTTCATTTAATCACATCCATAGAATTTGTCAAGTCATTAAATAAAAAATGGCTCTGTTCTCTATATGTCAAAACCAAATTATATATACCCTTGCTCGCCTACCGAAGATTTATCGAAGGTAAGTAATTTTACTTAAATTTTAGAATTTCCTCTGCTACTTCTTTCACATCAAACAATTTTTGATCACCTGTCTTCATATTACGAAGCATAACCTTTTCGGACTTAATTTCATCTTCTCCTAGAATTATTACCCATGGTATTTTATAAGTATTTGCATATTCCATTCCCTTTTTGAACTTTTTATTTACATAACTGATATCTGTATTTACATCTAACGCTCTTAATGTTTTTGCTATTTTTAGGGCTGGTTTAATAAAATCGTCTTTCATTGGCACAATGTAAACATCAACTACACTTGCTTGCATTTCTTTATTTTCTGACAAACTTAAAGCATCAAATATTGTTTCTAGTCCAAAGCTGATACCTACAGAAGGATAAACTTTTCCATCCTCCAGAAAACCACCAATCATGCTATCATAACGACCACCACCACAAACAGATGAACTGAACTTAGTTTTATCTTCTAAATATACTTCAAAAACATTTCCAGTGTAATAAGCCAACCCTCTAGCTAAACTCGGAACAAAATTAATATTAGAACCATCTAATACATTTTCCAAAACTTGTCTCACTTCAGAAATACCTTCATTATCTCCAATTTTTGTCTCTAATTTTTCAAGTAATTCCTTGTTATTACCTTTTAAAGTGATTAATTCTAAAACTGTAGCAACATTTTCTTTTGCAATACCTTTGTTTTCAAGTTCAACTTGGACTCCCTTTCTTCCCACCTTATCAAGCTTATCAATAGAAATAATTACCGACACTTGATCTGCATCAGCTATGCCAGCGTAATTAAGAATAGCGTTCAATATTTTTCGATTGTTTATCTGAACTTCAACTGCGATTCCAAGTTTAACAAAAGCCTCACTTACGAGCTGTAAAATCTCAGCATCAAGAAACAAATCCGGCTCACCCACTACATCAACATCACATTGCCAAAATTCACGATAACGACCAAGTTTGATTGGACCATCACGATAAACTTGGCCAATTTGATAACGTTTGAATGGCTTTTTAAATTGTGGATTCATGCCTACAAAACGAGCAAAGGGCACAGTAAACTCCGTACGTAAAACTAAATCTCGAAGGCCCTGATCTTTCAACTTAAAAGTTTCTTTCATGGCATCTGACTCTTCGCCAATTCCAAACTTAGACGCAAATAGATCGCTGCGCTCAATGATTGGCGTTTCTATTGGATTAAAACCAAAAGATTCAAATACTTGCTGCAAAGTTTGAACGATTTTATTGCGAGCAATTTTTTCTTTCGGGCCAAAATCTCTAACACCTTTAGCACGTTGTAGAATTTCTGATTTCATATGTGTCTCTAAATTCGATACTCTAATTTAGAGTTTTCATATTATCCTATTTTTTAAGACTCAATGTCATTCTTCGCATAAAGCTTCGAACGACATTCTTCGCTTTTTATAATGGCTGTGCCATTCGTAGCTCCGACTAATCAAGTACGGAGCGAAGAATGGGGTGAGCGACGGGACTTGCCCGGCATTCGCCGGGCAGCCGGCGCATGCCGGCTGAACCCATATCAACTCTCTACGGAATTCAGCTATATACTTTCATTTTATTATTTTATGGGGTGAGCGACGGGACTTGAACCCGCGGCCACTAGCGCCACAAGCTAGTGCTCTACCAACTGAGCTACGCCCACCATAATAAATACAATTAACTAAGTTTAACAAACCGACGACGGGACTACGCCCACCATAAACTTATATAATCAACAAAAGCCAGCTTTTGCTGGCCAATTTTAACTAAATTAAAACTAGAACCAGCTTTACTGACTTAAATGGTGATGATGAATTGTGTTCATTTGTTTCATACATACACATTATACTTGTATCTTTGGATTTTGTCAATACTACATAAAAAGCGAATCATCCAGATAAGGCAAGTCGAATATATGTTTTTTTCGTTCTTCTTTGTACTTACTGTGATCAAGTTTATTTTTCCTGACCAAATCTATCATAAATCGACGACCCAAATATGGAGGCATTATCACGTATGTAGCTCCGGCTTTGTAAAGTTTCTCTGCGTGATTAGGCCTATTGGCAATACATAAAACATTAATTCTTGAATGTGCTCTCTTAACATGCGAAATCAAGGTCATATTCACATCAAGCTCTGGAATTGTAGAAATAACTAGCTTAGTTCCTGTTAAGTTCAAATTATCTATTAAATCAGGATCATCAGCTGAACTATATAAACATGGAATGTTTTTTTCTGTTAAAACCTTAATCACTTCTGGGTCATGATCAACTACTAAATAACTAATTTTCATATTCTTGAGTTGTCGAACCAAGCCACCACCTAAACGATGTGAACCAAATAAAATAACTTGATATTCTTGAGGATTTTCAGATGTAATTTTTTTTCTATCGGTATCAGGAAATATCTTATGTAAAAATTTATAAAACACTTTATATATCTGGTGATTATATGTGATGTAATAAGTAGAAACAGTAATTGTAATGATT from Candidatus Falkowbacteria bacterium includes:
- the rpmG gene encoding 50S ribosomal protein L33, producing MSQDNLIKLQCSECRSINYHSRRNKKKIKEKLILKKYCKKCKIHTSHKETK
- a CDS encoding GIY-YIG nuclease family protein, coding for MQKPYFVYLIESINHGYLYKGFTEISVFDRLKHHNDGRSKYTNKYKPWKLKFYCAFDDKIMALNFETYLKTASGIAFTNKRFIKK
- a CDS encoding GNAT family N-acetyltransferase, giving the protein MRISYVNHEKKCGFVELMLNFIILSHYFYHEKHLLWNGPWSLMRQYLKGLSVLAFDGRKIIGHITLWPLEGNWYESGSMWVHPDYRRHGVGILIKRKLIEKSEHLNVLSTTTNPIVMKMNEGLGISNPDFWDLPENIHRATCICSAEKMRTDCWDKCELKNDQCQLFVRFWK
- a CDS encoding M20 family metallopeptidase — translated: MTTLQLLKKLICIDSQGIKSNKQIVDFIVSLFPKKLCTVTPIKKGDLDLYNLEIKIAGQSSNEPIIFSGHTDTVPVSNKWTMDPFNPIEKDGKVYGLGSSDMKAGLACMIQAAKSIKETPKQDIVFLFDADEEAGCAGGKEFMKRLSFSDAKIVICEPTGGALEIGQKGVIEVKVKFTGQASHSSRTSYKKNLESNAIHKAFQAFKKLEEYEMNLEKNEDELFGFPTQAVCMIQGGSASNVIPDECNFVINRRILPSEDIESVVQDIISLLTKVDSQVQVEISFFGEPNLLNKESPLFNQSQKISQEVLGGYDLKVTPGWTQAGLFKKWGDCLIWGPGNLSQAHMADEYCEINLLDKMVECYEKLIKENQ
- a CDS encoding GNAT family N-acetyltransferase, producing MNVKMKMSGEEDFCHLKTVYELLFTENRNSLVAYKSMEELLKEFLNAQAGLLFVDSELVAYSSFKVWNSCVEMMSLVVKHEFRGKGLATKLRFFVLQSALKTFPDKSVVSLPNEYSVNIVERNGFVSANKLTMPMELRESCVNCLEESDFPDCHCFYYVLPK
- a CDS encoding HAD family phosphatase is translated as MRKYLITLDVNGTLLDTKYRSTSPTINSVIDQLEDEGHTFLLNSNRSQEDLMHVAKIFSLRGPMIAENGCFIYNQETGAVNDLVSLETKEQLQKVQHLIHCIIEKHYPDALFFEGDTTDINKHIDVQEIPQDKKYVFIMNEFRRFTISIHVKRIEDNKFVADLDKAKEFHEHVKKEIFENNLKFKSEYTKPFANLLVCPTEYNKVAAFRELARQYPKHIKVVITDDAMDNPMRSEIDYLFVVGNASIEAKEVADFIAREEITKGVEEILLKIDGLVK
- the hisS gene encoding histidine--tRNA ligase encodes the protein MKSEILQRAKGVRDFGPKEKIARNKIVQTLQQVFESFGFNPIETPIIERSDLFASKFGIGEESDAMKETFKLKDQGLRDLVLRTEFTVPFARFVGMNPQFKKPFKRYQIGQVYRDGPIKLGRYREFWQCDVDVVGEPDLFLDAEILQLVSEAFVKLGIAVEVQINNRKILNAILNYAGIADADQVSVIISIDKLDKVGRKGVQVELENKGIAKENVATVLELITLKGNNKELLEKLETKIGDNEGISEVRQVLENVLDGSNINFVPSLARGLAYYTGNVFEVYLEDKTKFSSSVCGGGRYDSMIGGFLEDGKVYPSVGISFGLETIFDALSLSENKEMQASVVDVYIVPMKDDFIKPALKIAKTLRALDVNTDISYVNKKFKKGMEYANTYKIPWVIILGEDEIKSEKVMLRNMKTGDQKLFDVKEVAEEILKFK